GAAGAGAGCCATAGACCGGGCTCTTCTTGGGCTGGCAGGCCAAAGCTGAAATGGAGAGTCAGATGGGTCCTCCTTTAGCTAAATGCAGACTAGCTGATCGTTCTAGAGAGgtacctgcctttttttttttttttttttttttgagatagagtctcactctgccgcccaggcttcagtgcagtggcgtgatctaggctcactggaacctcctcctcccaggttcaagcgattctcctgtctcagcctcccaagtagctgggattataggcacctgccagcacgcccaactgatttttgtatttttagtagagacagggtatcaccatattggccaggctggtcttgaattcctgacctccacCTGCTCTTTTTCACTGGCCCCTACCTGGAATGTAGAGGCTGCTGGAGGCTATGCCCTTATGAACTATTTAAGTTACatatctgtttcccttttttccaaaaataataatgatagcagCAGCATTGATTAAACATCAGTATTGAACAgtactctgtgccaagcactatgctaTAAGCTCTTGGCATAAATTATTTCATCTTCCCCAAAATCAAATGAAGTAAGCACTCTTATTATCTCATTTACAAGATCAAGAAATAAGACTAGGAGAGGCTTAGCAGAGTTGCTTAAGGCCACAGAACTAGTGAGAGAGTGAGCCTGAATTTGCATTTAGGCCTGATTTCAAACCAATACTTTTAACCTCCACTCTCATGCTCCTTCCCAAAAGACCAATACTCAGACAAAGAGCAAAGGCCTAAGAAATCGTCCAGAGTGATAATCTCCAGAGTGAGAGCTCTAGTTCTTGCTTCCGCCTCCTCATCCGCTGCCCACCATGTGGCAGCCTGGTTCTCAAAAGGGACTCATTTTATGGAGAGTTGGTTGGAAATCCTCAAACTCTCTCTCCTATCTCTGTCTGACTTTGCTATTTGAATCCATACTCTATAGCCCTAAATTTATCTGGGagcctaaatttattttaaactcaGCTCAGCCCAGGAACTTTATTTCCCTTCAGGTTTAGAATCAAGGAGAAAGACTCATTTCTATTTTACCACTGGAACGTTGTTGGTGGGGGATTAGTTGTCATCACtcccattttaaatatttggtgtgtgtgtgtgtggagtgctgagaaacagagagtagagtAGCCCAAATTTGGTAAAGTGTCACCAATGGTGCTGGTGCCTTATGGGGGCCAGGATTCTCTAGACACCTCCTACTCCTCAGCATTTGGAAACAGGGCACATCAATTCTCAGCTACTCTCCTCCCTTTCCTCAGTTAGTGGATTCCAGGGAGAGTGAGTGCCCAGCAAACCAAGAGAAAGGTACAGAAGGATGTTGCCCATTGTATGCCCAGTGGCCAAGGGGGCCCCAAGTACATGCTGAATGGCTAGAGCCTCAACCATGTTTTGGGAGGCAGTTGGGGGCAGAGTGGACATTAAGCTATCTGCTGAGTCCAGGGTTGCTTGTCCTTGCCCCAGAGCCTCATCTCTGAGATGAAATAGGGAGAGATGTTGGGCCTACACAGAGGTGGGAGATGCAGGAAGCTACACAGAGGTGGGAGATGCAGGAAGCTAATTGACTGCAGGCGAGAAGATCATCTCATCTTTAGGATCTCTGTTTTATACCACCTGTAGGACAGAGGAGAGATAAAGCAGTAACGACAGTACCCACCTTCAAAGTGGATGAGGACGTCAGCCCCAGAGGCACAGGTGACTCCCAAAAATGGTCTGGACTCACTGGAGTCCAATCATTTTGTCATCAGATATTTGCAGAAtgtctgctatgtgccagactcATCTGGGCATTGGAGATGCCATGGTGAATCCTGCCCTCAGTGTTAGaccatcaacagaaaaaaaaaaaatacatgaggaAGACAATCTGGACAGTGATAAGCACTAGGAAGAAAACTGAAACAGAGTGGTTAAGGGAGAGTGATTGGAAGGGGCCATTTCAGTTTGGTTGTCAGGGGAAGCCTCTTTGAAGAGAGAACATGAGACCTGAGGCTTGATTATGAAAAAGGGCTAGCCATCTGAAGATCTGGGGGAAGTGCattcaaggaagaaagaaaagcaacgCCAAAGGCCCTTAGGTGGAAGTAGGCTCTGtgcatttaaaaaacagaaaggcaACCACTATTGCTTGAGAGAAATGAACAAGTgggtgagaggaaggagagaaagctgGAGAGTTAAGTAGGGCCAGATCACAGAGGCCTTGTAACCATAGTAGAGAGTCAGACTTTTATTCTAAGTGTAATGGGAAGCAGAGAGTGACATCATCCAATTAGTACTTTTTAGAAGATCCCTCTAGCTGTTGTGTGAATGGATTACATAGGGCAATCATGGCAATAGGGGGACCAGTGAGGAGGCTGTTAGGTGAGAAAATCGGTGCCCACATCATTTGTCATCCAGACCAAGATACTTGTGCAGGTAAACAGGGGTACTACAAATAATTAAGCAGGGACAACAGGCATAACCAGATGGTCTCTGGCAAAGTGGGACATATGGACACTCTGGATGTGATAGATTAGGGCAGCAGTTTTCAAGGTGTTGTTCCTAGATcaatagcatcagcatcacctgagaacttgttagaaatgcaaattctcaggctccTACCCCAGACCTTTGAATCAGCAACTTGGGATGGGCCCAGTGGTGTATGTTTTAACGATCCCTTTAGGTGATACaggctaaagtttgagaatcacttgagctagAGTGACAGTGGTATAAGTGATGAGGTGTGGCCAGACACAGGATATAGTCTGAATATGAGGGGTGAAAGAAACTAGAATGTGGAACCagctctttgttttttgtttgagcgATGTGTATACGGTGGTGCCCTTTACTGCAACGGGAAGGACTAAGATGGGGAGAGGATGGGTTTTGTGAGGAGATTAAGCTTTTGTTTCAGATGTATAAAGTGAGAGTGCAGATATAGGCCTTTCTTCCCTGGGCCACCTCTCAGAATAAGGAAGCACTCTACCAGCCAGAGAACAGCCAAGCTCTGCAGCTTTAGGCACTCTTTTCAGAGTCAACCTCCTTCTTATGAGTCCCTGAATTTAGAGAAGGGACTTTTCCCAATGAAAAGTGGCTCTGAGTACCACTTCAAGTCATGGCCCAAGAATGACTGGAGAAAAAGTGGAGCACTGCCCTCAGAGCCAAATAACTGGCTACTCAGGTGAAAACAGCTTAAGAAGGTACAAGTTGAGATGCTtttatctagaaaataaaaatctaggaCTTGTCTTGGGAGTTCTCTTGGAGACCAAAGCTTGCCGATGACAAAGCTCTGGCTGTCGTGAACATACCCCAGCCAGGACTGTCACAGGAAGTTCAGCAGTTTTAGCAGTTGTGCTCCAACACACAGCTCCTAGGTCCAGGAGGAATCACTTTTCTATTTGGTCCTGGACTCCTAACCTGGCACCCCATGCCTGAgcatttggtttttgtttagaGTACATGGGCTACAGTTGTAGCACATACAGGGAGTAGCAAGCCCTTATCCCTGTGCTGTCTGGTGCAGGGAATGCACACCATCAGTGACATCCAACAGTGCACAGATGAAAGGAGAAACAGGGAGTATGTGGCCACCCCTCCTTGTAGTGGTGCCAGAGCAGATGGAAGCCAGAGACGGATAGACAAGCTCTAAGTTCCAGACCAAGGATTCTTAACTCGGACCTTTGGGGAATCTGTGATGCAGTTGAGACAGCCTCAAGCGTTCATCAGATTCTCAAGCCTAAGACTCCAACAGAGATAAAGAACCTTTGCTTTAGAGAGCAGTGGTGCTCACACTTTAGTGTgcttcagaatcacctggagggcttgtacAATATGGATGCTGGGGCCCAGCCCTAGAGGTTCTAATTCAGTAGGTTTGGAGTGGGACCCAAGAATGTAAGGGGATGCTTGGCCCAGGGgctacactttgagaaccactgctttagaggATACCAAAAACCACGAAGAGTTCAAGTTCAAATTATGATCTTTCCTTTTCAGACAAGAGTTCCAACAGATGCCATAGCCCTTGAAACTACCCCTAAGTCCCAAGGaacttgagattttatttttggaagaagCCCCTGGAGAATTACAGATCTGGACCTCTCCTTGAGGTCAGGAAACATCTGGGAAATAGCATTTTATAGGGTGCAGGAAAATGCCTCCAGAAACTTAAAAGCCCAAGCAAAACTGAGCTGAAAACTACATGGCTTTCTCTGGCTGATCCAATTGCTGCACGAATTGTTGGTGAACAGTGAGGTTTTGAGAATCTGGGCAGACCCAGATCCTCTCCTAGAGACTATCTCCTGATACTTGTTGTTGAACTTGTGTCTGAAGCCCCATGGGCTCAGACAGGACGCCTGCTCTAAGGAAGAAAGGGTGTCTGCTAAGAGATAGAAGCTGGGCATAGGAAGGAAATCAACTCAACTAGACAGAATTCAAGAGCCTCATTCACAGAACCCTTTGATCAGGTCATTGTGGTAAGGGCGGGAAGAGGCAGGAATAGTACTCAGGGCTGTGCTTACTTTAAGCAAGAGCAGTGGAGAGAGGCCTGGTAGGGCCATCTGCCAGCTTCCTTCAGACCTGCTCTGAGTAAGTCATTCCCCATGAAAGGGGAGGGGGAAATGAAAATGTGGATTCATTCATGAATCAACCTCTGAAACAGGAAGTGTGGCTTTTGAGCTATGCAGAAGAATCCTCCTTTGCTCCAGGTAACGTTAGCTTTGACATTCAGCTACATATATCCTTAGGTGGGGCAAAGTCAAAGTCAGGGAGACCCTAAATATTAAGGAATGAGGAGGCAACTTCATACAGAAGGCAACATATTAGAGTGATTGAGACTGTGGATGTGCTTTGCCATCATCCTACCTGGACTTGAATCCTGACTGTGGAGTTCTAGGCATGTCATTTAATCGTTCTGTGCCTTAgtatcctcatctataaattgagGGTAATAATAGTGCCTATTTTGTAGTTATAGtaagaatgaagtaaaataaccCAGGTAAAATGCTTAGCTTGGTGCCTTGAATATTTTAAGCACtcagtgtttaaaaaataaagtgtggcGAGCATGAAGAAATTTGGGATGGTGGCAGTACAGACCCACCCTAAGTGACACTGCCAGAAACAGAAAGTGGAGCTATGTTACAGCTACTGCTAGTCTCCACAGAAGGCTGACAGAGGTCTGAGGTGTGAGATGAGCATGCAGGGAGAGCCAGGATGCCTACGATGGTGGGGTTAACTAGACACCCCTGCTGGCTGTAAGGTAGTGATATCCTATTCTTTTAAGCTTTGCAACACTGTGAGTCTGTTTTGTGACATTTTCTCACTGCCAACCTAAGTGCCAAATAGCCTGATGTGAGGAAATCGAAGTGAATGAAAATCAATATTGGTAGGAAAATTGTATCGATGTCACTGGAAACACTCTGAAGATTTGCAATATTTAGGTAGAATCCCCAATTTCAGGGGAAAAACTGTGGCTCCACCTCCTGAAGTTCTAGAaggcagggcaggggtggggtggggttgctGAAGTGAGAACAGTGGAGGTGTGTGCCGGCCCTGAGGTGACCTAGCAGGCAAACACTGAAAAGAGAACTCTCTTTCCTCTCGTCCTGAAAGAGCAGGACCTCCTCCAAAACTCAGTATCCGAGATAAAACAGTCCTGACTGCTTAGAAATAAATTGTTACTGAGACTAGGAACAAAGAGATTTCTAAAAGCCAtgcaaaataccaaaataaatgaTATACCACATGGTTAAATGAAAGTTAACATCCATTGGAGGTGGAGGTAGGAAGAGACCACCAATTACATCTTAGAAAAGaaagactgaagaaaaatgacaaatagtTCTGTTTGAGCATGCTGGGTTCCTTTCTTGAGGGGCTCCCCATGGCCCTACCAGCATGGCCTTGTAGTTCCAACCTGGCTGTCTGGGATGCTCCTCCTGTAGCCCTTCAGTAGGACCTCACCTCGGGGCCTCTTGCTGTCCAACTGACCATTGGGCATATTTAATCATGGTCCTTTTGGAGTCTTTAAAAGATGAAGGGCCTGACTCCTGACTTTTCACTCCCTTATACTTGCTGGGAGTAAATCATGGCTGGAATTTCCACCACAACCTCCTGTGCTTGAGTCCTTCTCTCGGACAGGGACCTAAGGATTTATCTGATCTCTGCAGAGAAGAGAGCAGAATCTGGTCTCTTCTTCAGGAAGTAGCCACCTGTCTTCTGTGTGCACCCCCCAAATCAGAGGCACCCTAGAACTTAGGGAAACTGAAGTTTCTTAGGCACCCCACCTACCTCTCTAAAACAGTGGCACTCTCAGCTTTCAGTTTTCATAAAGCAAAGTTTCtccattatttttattgaagttGGTGGTTGTCATATGTGGAAGCTAGTTCATCCTTCTTTTCACTCCAAAGTAGGgcctttttatttacttattttttcttttttgagacagagtcttgctctgtcacccaggctggagtgcagtggtgcaatctcggctcactgcaatgtctaactcccaggttcaagcaattctcatgcctcaccctcccaagtagctgggactacaggtgggcactaccatccagctaatttttgtattttttagtagagacggggtttcaccatgttggccaagctggtcttcacctcctgacctccagtgatccgcccacctaggcctcccaaagtgctggtattacaggtgtcagccaccatgcccagccaaggaggGCCTTTTtagcaagaaaacaacaaaacaatactCATAATGAACTCTCTTGGGATTCCCCCAGAGAAGCCTGGAACTGTAATAATGTGAACTTGAGATAGCCTATGGACATGCATCAAGTTTTAGAATACAACTGCTGTCGTATATACTTAAGTAAATTGAGAGATTTTTCATAGTGTGATTTTTGCCAGGTATCTTGGAGAACTACTTGCTTCAAGCATTCCTCATATCCAGCTTGAAggtaagtgaaaacaaaaaaagataaaataaaaggagaaagctACAAATAAAACTTCAAACTCTACTTAAAAAGGTTGAGGAAAATATATACCTGAGGCTTCTGAGGCCTTTGTTGGTTTTTAAGTTAGAGGCCAAAATGGGTGGTTCTTGTTGGTCAGATAATCTACTTTTCTAGAAGGCCCCACGGAAACTATCCTGAGGGATGGCTCCTGTGTCTTGTTTTTATTGGTAGCTTCATTCACTGTCTGCCATTCCACTCACTAGAAAAACAGTTTTGAAAGAGATTTTAAACTGCAACCtctattttctaagtgttcaacagcacaatagggcaactattaaaaataatttattatatatttcaaataactaAGAGTGGAAttagaatgttcctaacacaaagaaattatacatacttcaggtgatggataccccaatcATCCAGATTTAATCATTACATTGTACGCTTGTTTCAAAATGttacatgtaccccataagtatgtaTAACTAGTATGTatccatgaaaattaaaatttttttattgtaactgacagaaaacaaaaaaccttccaTGAGAATGGAGCATGATCTATGGGAAAAGGTTTTCCTTGTCTTCAACATGATGGCTAGGTTCACTGTCATACCAccagagaattttttaaatgacccaaTATGCCAGGATAGGGAGGCCattcacataaaatttttaaaaataagcaaacctaccttaaaataaaacagaagatagAGTTCTCTAGTATGAGAGCACACTTAATGCTTGCAGCCAATTAATGATCATAAGTAACAGGCAGGTATACCTGCTACTGAGTCCTAAAAACAGTTTCcacctatcaaaaaaaaaaaaaaatccaagatcgCAACCAGACCCCTTCCCCCAAAAAGCACTGAAACAAAAGACTGATCTGATTATACAGTCACatgaaaaataaacatctttatttttttgcctactttatttcattttttcaaataaaatttaaatctgtACAAAGTATACTGTTACAGTATATATTTTGTAAGAATCAATGCCTAAAATAATCACAATACTTCAATAAGCAGTACAGCAGACCTCGCTAGTTTTCAGCTTTGATATTGAACAAACTCAAGCCGGCTGATGCACAACACATTTGCTTGGTTTCCACATGGTGAGTTCCCAGCACTGAGATGGGAGAACATGACAGCAAATATGGTAATATTACAGCCCGACACACTGCGTTTCTTCATGTGATaataactgcacatatttaatacAGAATGctcaaatttactttttaaattgcatttgctTACTTCTTAGTTGGCaaaattcagcattcttaaatGGGGTCCCCAAACAGTGCAAATTAATGATATTCTAACTGTATATTGGCACATCTCCAATAAGGATTAACTTGTAAACTCAAAGAATATCAACAACTTAGTCCTAAATTTTAACTAATATACATCTGGTCCATTTAACCAAAGTCATTTTGGAAAGATATTAAAGAACAATTCTATTTCTGAAAGGATATTGTTTTGACCATTCTTTAgagaagataaatttttaaattgtcattaaaatgtttcactataaaaattttacaaacttGATTAGAAATTTCAAGATTATGATTCACAGCAGACAAATACAAACTGTATATTCCAACAATACCTATTCTTAGACTTTCAAACAAAGCACAACCATGTCAGCTGTGTTAACTAAAATTCTGAACAGTGTACTAAATTTATAAGTGGTGCTGGGTCTAGCAAGTGTAAATACACAGTATATTTCAATGAAAAGAATTGTCTTCTTTATACTTTATTTGTTTTCCCATAAGGAAACATTAATGTTTACATTCTTTAATAAAGTTAATCTTACATCAGAATATAACTTAATACTGTCAGCAACAGGGACCACACACAGTAAATAAGAAGCACATTTAAAATAAGTCTGATTTCACATAGATTAACATTTGTTGGTTAATAAAATATCGACAGTATTACAATCTTACAATATTTACAGTAAGAAAAATCTAGA
The Symphalangus syndactylus isolate Jambi chromosome 7, NHGRI_mSymSyn1-v2.1_pri, whole genome shotgun sequence genome window above contains:
- the IGIP gene encoding IgA-inducing protein homolog, with protein sequence MCSYYHMKKRSVSGCNITIFAVMFSHLSAGNSPCGNQANVLCISRLEFVQYQS